A section of the Dermacoccus nishinomiyaensis genome encodes:
- a CDS encoding type II secretion system F family protein has protein sequence MTVWVLVAASAAAMALWPSSTRAERPVLVTSDESDTADHPLAVASSIDLLALALEGGAPAVVALEAVGAAQRGGPSTETAFRDAGGLELPNSAGSPGNAAGGVSTVSRVAAALRWGVDERSAWALAPPVWRPVATAFELAGRCGAAPSSLLRQAADDLRRSEAERVTQAGAKAGVRIVLPLGLCFLPAFILIAIVPLVLGLVKLPA, from the coding sequence ATGACGGTGTGGGTGCTGGTGGCGGCGAGCGCCGCTGCGATGGCGTTGTGGCCGAGTTCGACGCGGGCCGAGCGGCCCGTCCTCGTCACGAGCGACGAGAGCGACACGGCGGATCATCCGTTGGCGGTCGCCTCCTCCATCGATCTGCTCGCCCTCGCACTGGAAGGCGGGGCGCCCGCCGTCGTCGCGCTCGAGGCCGTGGGAGCGGCGCAGCGGGGAGGGCCGTCGACGGAGACGGCGTTTCGGGATGCCGGCGGGCTCGAGCTGCCGAACAGCGCAGGCTCGCCGGGGAACGCGGCCGGTGGCGTCAGTACGGTCAGCCGCGTCGCGGCGGCGCTGCGCTGGGGCGTGGACGAACGTAGCGCTTGGGCGCTCGCGCCGCCCGTCTGGCGTCCCGTCGCGACAGCCTTCGAACTGGCCGGACGTTGCGGCGCGGCGCCGAGCTCGCTGCTGCGGCAGGCGGCCGACGACCTGCGTCGCTCCGAGGCCGAACGTGTCACGCAAGCGGGCGCGAAGGCCGGCGTGCGCATCGTCCTGCCGCTCGGCTTGTGTTTTCTGCCCGCCTTCATCCTCATCGCCATCGTTCCGCTCGTGCTCGGGCTCGTGAAACTGCCCGCCTGA
- a CDS encoding DUF4244 domain-containing protein, with protein sequence MIATTRRTRDELLRRWRAASEAAEHGMSTAEYAVGTIAAVAFAAVLIAIVKSDTVRSALEGIFSSALSTR encoded by the coding sequence ATGATCGCCACCACCCGCCGTACCCGTGACGAGCTGCTGCGCCGCTGGCGCGCCGCGAGCGAAGCCGCCGAGCACGGCATGTCGACCGCCGAGTACGCCGTCGGCACCATCGCCGCCGTCGCGTTCGCCGCTGTGCTCATCGCCATCGTCAAGTCCGACACCGTCCGATCCGCGCTCGAGGGCATCTTCTCCTCGGCACTGTCGACGCGCTGA
- a CDS encoding TadE family type IV pilus minor pilin, protein MATAEFAVALPAVVVVVSLVVALTQLLLTHHRTWNAASVAARSAARGDGDDAVRRAVAATGVPATLSVARDGGWVTVSLVARPPSPLGWVLPDVTARAVAAQEEGP, encoded by the coding sequence ATGGCTACAGCGGAATTCGCCGTTGCGCTGCCCGCCGTTGTTGTCGTCGTCTCGCTCGTCGTCGCCCTCACGCAGTTGTTGTTGACCCATCATCGGACGTGGAACGCCGCCTCCGTCGCCGCCCGTTCGGCCGCCAGGGGTGACGGCGACGACGCCGTACGTCGCGCCGTCGCCGCGACGGGCGTGCCGGCGACGTTGAGCGTCGCTCGCGACGGCGGGTGGGTGACGGTCTCGCTCGTCGCCCGCCCGCCGTCGCCCCTCGGCTGGGTGCTGCCCGATGTCACGGCCCGTGCGGTGGCCGCTCAGGAAGAGGGCCCATGA